A window of the Aliivibrio salmonicida LFI1238 genome harbors these coding sequences:
- a CDS encoding IS66-like element ISVsa2 family transposase, with product MTDKIKPLPDTIDELKALVLQLENKYNRLLEQFRLAQHQRFGKSSESDSTQFDLFNETEEEIIIENDDTQTITYTRQKPKRQRLPEDLPRTVIIHDIKDKTCKCCGLEMHAMGKDISEKLEFVPAKVEVIQHVRPKYACRNCEKNNTSVDIKQAPMPASPIPKGIATASLLAQIITAKFQYSLPLYRQETLFQQWGIIIGRRTMADWLIKCSVLFTPLNNELHRILLEQPTLHCDETTVNVLDVEKAKCYMWVYCSGYDSPGSGVLPGIVLYDYQSSRHGYHPVNFLKGYNGYLHTDGYQGYEQTEAILVGCWAHARRRFIEAQRVQVKGKTGSADWVLSKIQKLYRIESLLKEASPEAKYVARQTEARDLLKELRDWLDSAVSRVSPKTKLGEAISYTLNQWDKLVRYIDDGLLSIDNNRAERAVKPFVIGRKNWLFSGSTAGADSSAMLYSIVETAKANGLIPYDYIRYCLDRLCVGSPDIDSLLPWNVKDKV from the coding sequence ATGACTGATAAAATAAAACCACTTCCTGATACCATTGACGAGCTGAAAGCACTTGTGCTTCAGCTTGAAAATAAATATAACCGTCTTCTAGAGCAATTTCGACTGGCTCAACATCAGCGCTTTGGTAAAAGCAGTGAATCTGACTCGACTCAATTTGATTTATTCAATGAAACAGAAGAAGAAATCATCATTGAAAATGATGACACACAAACGATTACCTACACTCGTCAAAAGCCAAAACGCCAACGCTTACCTGAAGACTTACCGCGTACTGTTATTATCCACGACATAAAAGATAAAACTTGTAAGTGTTGCGGTCTAGAGATGCATGCGATGGGTAAAGACATCAGTGAAAAGTTGGAATTTGTACCAGCTAAAGTGGAAGTTATTCAACATGTTCGTCCTAAATATGCTTGCCGAAATTGTGAAAAAAACAATACTTCAGTAGACATTAAACAAGCCCCAATGCCAGCGTCACCAATCCCTAAAGGGATTGCGACCGCAAGTTTACTTGCTCAAATTATTACGGCTAAATTTCAATACAGTCTTCCACTTTATCGTCAAGAAACGTTATTTCAGCAATGGGGTATCATTATTGGACGGCGAACGATGGCGGATTGGTTAATAAAATGCTCGGTACTATTTACCCCTCTTAATAACGAGTTACATCGTATTTTGCTTGAACAACCCACTCTGCATTGTGATGAAACAACGGTAAATGTGTTGGATGTTGAAAAAGCAAAATGTTATATGTGGGTCTACTGCTCTGGCTATGATTCTCCAGGCTCTGGTGTTTTGCCTGGAATTGTACTTTATGATTATCAATCTAGCAGGCATGGCTACCATCCAGTTAACTTTTTAAAAGGTTATAACGGGTATTTACATACCGATGGTTACCAAGGTTATGAACAAACTGAAGCGATTTTAGTTGGCTGTTGGGCACACGCACGTCGACGATTTATTGAGGCTCAACGTGTTCAAGTAAAAGGGAAAACAGGGAGTGCAGATTGGGTATTGAGTAAAATCCAAAAGCTATACCGGATCGAATCGTTATTAAAAGAGGCTTCCCCTGAAGCCAAGTATGTTGCTAGGCAGACAGAAGCCCGCGATTTACTTAAAGAGCTCCGTGATTGGCTTGATAGCGCAGTTAGTCGAGTATCACCTAAAACAAAATTAGGTGAGGCGATTAGCTATACATTAAATCAATGGGATAAATTAGTTCGTTATATTGATGATGGATTGTTATCTATTGATAACAATCGAGCAGAGCGAGCGGTTAAACCGTTTGTTATCGGCCGGAAAAACTGGTTATTTTCGGGTTCAACGGCTGGTGCAGATTCAAGTGCAATGCTTTACAGCATTGTAGAAACAGCAAAGGCAAACGGATTAATCCCTTACGATTATATTAGGTATTGTCTAGATCGTTTATGTGTTGGATCGCCAGATATCGATTCACTTTTACCTTGGAATGTAAAAGACAAGGTGTAG
- a CDS encoding DUF413 domain-containing protein produces MRTSSKFYDDARFKRGFSRSGFTIKEAAILESYGRTMKALSEGSMVPISDRESIFLQEVASEQKSTSEFTLCWLKYLKLSNTKPKLYTLCGTQRPVNTDGHSEGDDD; encoded by the coding sequence ATGAGAACAAGTTCAAAATTCTATGATGATGCCCGCTTTAAAAGAGGGTTCAGCCGCAGTGGTTTCACTATTAAAGAAGCGGCAATTCTTGAAAGTTACGGCCGTACGATGAAAGCCTTATCTGAAGGCTCTATGGTACCTATTAGTGATCGAGAGAGCATTTTTCTTCAAGAAGTAGCATCAGAACAGAAGTCTACCTCTGAATTTACTCTATGTTGGCTTAAATATCTAAAATTAAGTAACACAAAACCAAAATTGTACACATTATGTGGTACACAGCGTCCAGTAAATACGGATGGTCACTCCGAAGGTGATGACGATTAG
- a CDS encoding flavohemoglobin expression-modulating QEGLA motif protein — protein sequence MMQILSESEIVNKIQNLIPFEATLADGGLTLRISEYQPYLATAVHNGHEMRASLSELCTLSDSERYVQESPYSGDFISSLPIVLLALDSRYEYDIDKTEATCIDNVWTSPLAEKESELSKSKHATYYRILHCLLTTLENEFGICSVYDLRSYNYQSTDEAIPTFNVGTKQINARRWRKKINDLLDRLNHVELPNIDVDAQENSVCTGLGYQATFVKEHFSKTVIFPLGVKKIYMDESRGESFPLVIEKLKEELKTVISGHVAAMLSRRSGAKKKVTPGQILVSTLSAEAYKVDRALFKIAKGINTLSYINPSNLRQEKRRFLTKPFTYEPNFTYKQLDIDPYLFREQLYRLPVDDIRDADLQKLYRKVIDQLAVRIDLLTSIGTDDFLYNSLRYYGQPDDQDIANANFILHAKEYDEPEAQTVTPKEAMAAFHEAADEYGFKCKVIGSTQLIARAMVSGKTLKVNTGVMFGKKDLDALIHHELGVHMVTSINAEQQPLKILTLGLPGNTHTQEGLAILCEHLSGSFNLGRLKTLALRVIAVHKMVKGDSFSETFHCLKHDYDQSDDSAFTITARAYRGGGFTKDYLYLKGLRDALHMYEKEDLTSLFLGKTGFEFKPILDELIARNILPAPKFIPKALSISREKDPVLDWLMKSIR from the coding sequence ATGATGCAGATTCTTTCTGAGAGTGAAATAGTAAATAAAATTCAAAACCTAATTCCTTTTGAAGCGACATTAGCGGATGGTGGACTTACCCTTCGAATCAGCGAATATCAGCCTTACCTTGCGACAGCGGTGCATAACGGTCATGAAATGCGCGCGTCATTGAGTGAGCTATGTACATTGTCAGACAGCGAGCGCTATGTGCAAGAATCGCCGTATTCTGGTGATTTTATTTCGTCATTACCAATCGTATTATTGGCACTAGATTCTCGCTATGAATACGATATAGATAAAACGGAAGCGACGTGCATTGATAACGTATGGACATCGCCATTAGCAGAAAAAGAAAGTGAACTGAGTAAGTCAAAACACGCGACGTATTACCGAATTTTACATTGCTTACTCACCACGTTAGAAAATGAGTTTGGCATTTGTTCTGTGTATGATCTTCGTTCGTACAATTATCAAAGCACAGATGAAGCGATCCCTACGTTTAATGTGGGAACAAAACAAATTAATGCGCGTCGCTGGCGTAAAAAAATTAACGATTTATTGGATCGTTTGAATCATGTTGAATTACCAAATATTGATGTTGATGCACAAGAAAACAGCGTATGCACCGGTCTTGGCTATCAAGCGACGTTTGTTAAAGAACACTTCTCAAAAACCGTTATCTTCCCATTAGGTGTGAAGAAAATTTATATGGATGAAAGCCGAGGAGAAAGTTTTCCTTTGGTGATTGAGAAACTGAAAGAAGAGCTAAAAACGGTGATCAGTGGTCACGTTGCCGCCATGCTTTCTCGTCGTTCAGGTGCAAAAAAGAAAGTAACGCCAGGGCAAATATTGGTGTCTACTTTATCAGCAGAAGCGTACAAGGTAGACCGCGCGTTATTTAAGATTGCCAAAGGCATCAATACGCTGAGTTACATTAACCCAAGTAATTTACGTCAAGAAAAACGTCGTTTCTTAACGAAGCCGTTTACGTATGAACCGAATTTTACGTATAAACAATTAGACATCGATCCGTACTTGTTCAGAGAGCAATTGTATCGTTTACCCGTTGATGACATTCGTGATGCTGATTTGCAGAAATTGTACCGTAAAGTGATCGATCAGCTTGCGGTGAGAATCGATTTGTTGACCAGTATTGGTACGGACGATTTCTTGTATAATTCGCTTCGCTATTACGGTCAGCCAGATGATCAAGACATTGCTAACGCCAACTTTATTCTTCACGCAAAAGAGTATGACGAACCAGAAGCTCAGACGGTAACACCGAAAGAGGCGATGGCAGCGTTTCATGAAGCGGCTGACGAGTATGGCTTTAAGTGTAAAGTGATCGGCTCAACACAATTAATTGCAAGAGCAATGGTGAGCGGAAAAACACTGAAAGTGAATACGGGTGTGATGTTTGGCAAGAAAGATTTGGATGCCTTAATTCATCACGAATTGGGTGTGCACATGGTGACGAGCATTAATGCCGAGCAACAACCGTTGAAGATCTTAACATTAGGTCTACCTGGCAATACCCACACTCAAGAAGGGCTCGCTATTTTATGTGAGCACTTATCGGGTAGTTTCAATTTAGGACGCTTAAAAACGCTGGCATTGCGCGTTATTGCGGTTCATAAAATGGTGAAAGGGGACTCGTTCTCAGAAACATTCCATTGCTTGAAACACGATTATGATCAAAGTGATGACAGTGCGTTTACGATAACGGCTCGGGCTTATCGTGGTGGCGGTTTTACCAAAGATTACTTGTATCTAAAAGGTCTACGTGATGCATTGCACATGTACGAGAAAGAAGATTTAACGTCTTTATTCTTAGGTAAAACTGGGTTTGAATTTAAGCCTATTTTGGATGAATTGATTGCTCGTAATATATTACCTGCTCCTAAGTTTATTCCTAAAGCGCTTTCAATTTCACGCGAAAAAGATCCCGTGTTGGATTGGTTGATGAAATCGATTCGATAG